A region of the Sphingomonas sp. S2-65 genome:
GGCGGACCCTGCCCAAGCCGCGGCGTTCAGGGTCAGTTGACCTGCCTTCTCCTCCACAGTCATCCGCGCGATGAGCGCGTCAATGAATGCAGGGGGCGTGTGTTCGTCGGCCGCCCGCATGAGCGCGCCCGCCGGGCTTGCAGTCCAGGCGGCGACGGCGCCGGCACCCATCAGCGCGGCGCGCCGCGAGATCCATGCATTCACCATGATATTCTCCTCCAGACCCGATTCCGTCCGCGACGGCTGCTCCTGAGACCCACGACAAATTTTGCTTGGGTCCGTTTGTGTAACCGGTTACATAGTATGTAGCACTGTCGGCGACGCAACCGGTTTCATAGGTGCAACCAAACTTAGCCGAAGCGCAGGCACATGCGTGCGGTAGGGAGATAGAGCTTAAATGGGCCAAGCCACCATTCGTGATGTGGCACGGGAGGCGGAAGTTTCCGTCGCCTCGGTGTCACGCGCGCTGAACGGCGCGGAGAACGTCCATCCGGACACCCGCGCACGGGTAGTCGCAGCGGCCGATAAGCTTGGATATGTTCCGCATGCTGGCGCCCGCAGCCTGAGCATGGCGCGGGCACATGCCATCGGGGTCGTTCTGCCCGACCTGCACGGTGAGTTCTTTTCCGAGATCGTTCGCGGGATGGACAAGGAGGCAAGCGCACGCGGCTTTCACTTGCTCCTGTCCAACATGCATGCCGACCTCGATGACGCCGTTCACGCGCTGCGTGCCATGCGTGGGCGAGTGGACGGCTTAGTGGTGATGGCGCCGCATCTCGATGCCGCAGAGCTGATGCGCAACATGCCTCGCAACGTGCCGGCGGTGCTGGTGAATTGCCGTGCGGACCACGGTATCCCCGCGCTGCTGGTCGACAATGTCGGCGGCGTAGATACTATGGTACGTCACCTGCTGGCGAGCGGCCGGCGCTCGATCGCGCACGTGACGGGCCCAGCGGGAAATCTTGACGCAGAAGAGCGGTTGGCGGGTTTCCGGCTATCGATGCGGCGACACGCTCGAGTGGATGACCCGTTGGTTCTGCCGGGCGACTTCACGGAGGAGGCCGGCGCTGCGGCTGCACGGGCGCTGATCGCCGGCGGTAAGCGCATCGACGCCATCTTTGCTGCCAACGACATGATGGCGATCGGCTGCATGCTGGCACTGCGTGAGGCGGGCGTCGCGGTGCCAGCCCAAATTGCCGTGGCCGGCTTCGACGACATTCCGGTCGCTCGCTATCTGGAGTTGACCACGATGCGCGTGCCCATTGCCGGCATCGGGGCGCTCGCGGTTACGAGGCTTACCGACCAGCTTGGCGGCCTGGGCCAGCCCGCCGCGACCGAATTGCACGCGCCCGACATCGTGGTGCGCGCCACAACGACGTGAAAAACAGAAACAAGAAGGGACAGGAGCATGAACGCTAAGGGAAGAGCACTGCGCGCCTATTTGGCCGCAGCCACGATGTTGAGCGCGGGAGCCGTCATGCTGTCGGCGCCGGCAACGGCACAGGTCACCACGTCGCAGCTGCGTGGGCAGGTGGTGAACGCGGAGGGCAGGCCGGCCGCGGGCGCGACGCTCACCGCGCGAAGCACCGCCACGAACCAGACCAGCCGGGGAACCACGCAGGCGGATGGCAGCTACACGCTCTCGGGCCTTCGTGCGGGCGAATATGAAGTCATCGCCACGCTGGACGGTGACACCGCCAATCAGGTCATCCGCATAGGCGTCGCGCAGTCGGCCTCACTCGACCTGACGCTCGGTGCGGCAGCGGCGGTCGCTCCGGAAGAAACGGCCGGCGGCGACGAAGTCGTCATCACCGGATCACGCCTGCGCGAGACCCGCACCAGCGAGGTCGCCACCAACGTCAGCCAGGAACAGATCCGCACCCTGCCGCAAACAGACCGCAACTTCCTGTCGTTCGCCGCACTCGCCCCCGGCGTCCGTTACAACGACAGCGAAACTGACAAGGGCATCCAGTCTGGTGCCTCTACTGCCAGCCAGGTCAATGTTTTCATCGATGGCGTCAGCCTGAAGAACAAGCTGCGCGAGGGCGGCATCGCCGGCCAGCAGAACAGCCGCGGCAACCCCTTCGGTCAGCTGGCGGTCCAGGAATTCCGCGTCCTGACCCAGAACTACAAAGCGGAATATGAACAGGCCGGCTCGGCCATCATCACCGCCATCACCAAGTCGGGCACGAACGATTTTCACGGTGAGGCGTTCGGCCAATATACCGACAAGGGACTGACCCAGAAGGGCTATTTCGACAAGCGCGAGAACCGGCCCGAACCGGCGTTCGAGCGCAAGCAGTACGGTGTGTCGCTCGGCGGCCCGATCATCAAAGACAAGTTGTTCTTCTTCGCCGCCTATGAAGGCAATGACCAGAATCGCGCGTTCAACGTCGACAGCACTGGCTCGGCTGCCGCGGTCAGTGAGTTCGAGCAATTTTCCGGCCGACGTCTCGCCGACTTCGAGGGCGCGTACGTCAGTCCGTTCCGCGGCGACTTCTACTTCGGAAAGCTGACGCTCACTCCCGACGATCGCCAGACCTTCGACCTGTCCTTCAGCCGCCGCGAAGAAACCGACATCCAAGGCTTCGGCGGCAACACGTCCTATGAAGCTGCCGAGAACAAGATCAACCGCGTCGACACGTATCTGTTCAAATGGATCTATAGCGGGGATAATTTCACGAACGAATTCAATGCGAACTATCTGGACTATACGTTCAACCCGACGTCGCTGAACCCCGATCTCGCAACCTTCGACTACGACTCGGTCATCATCTTCGGCGGCAAGGATTCGACCCGGCGCGAGGTTCAGAAGGGCCACACGCTGCGCGACGACCTCACCTATACCGGCTTCGACGGTCACGCGATCAAGGTTGGGGGGCGCGTCGAAGTGACCGACATCGAGTTCGCCAACCAGGCGTACATCCAGCCGCGCTTTACCTTCCGCCGCGAACCGCAGAACAATCTCAACTTCGCTTTCCCTGCGGAAGCCCGTCTCGGCCTTGGCAACGGCCTGATTCAGGGTTCCAACACCCAGGTCGGCTTGTACGTGCAGGACGACTGGGACATCACCAGCCGGCTGCAGCTGAACCTCGGGGTGCGCTGGGATTACGAGACCAACGGCTTCAACAATGATTATCGCACCCCGGCCAATGCCGCGGCGGCGCTGCGCTCGCTCCCCAGCACCGACTATTTCAACCCGGAAGATTACATCTCCGACGGCAACAACCGGAAGCCCTTTGGCGGCGCCATCGCCCCGCGCTTCGGCTTCTCCTGGGACCTCGCCGGCAACCGCTCGACCGTACTCTTCGGCGGCTTCGGGCGCTATTATGACCGCAACAGCTTCAACAACACGGTCGACGAGCTGTCGCGCACGATCAACCCGATCGGCGTCTTCCGCTTCTCCCCCGACGGTGCGCCGCGCGGCGGGCTACCGACCATCGCCTGGAACAATAGCTATTTGAGCCGCGAAGGGCTGCTCGCCCTGCGCGCCAGTTCGCAAAGCGCCGGCCTGCCGGAGCTGTTCGCGGTCAAGAACAACGCGCGCCCGCCGGTGAACGACCAGATCAGCCTGGGCGTCCGCCAGCAGGTCGGTGTGTTCCAGGCGTCGATCACCGGGTCCTATCAGCGCGGCCGCAACGGTTATACCAACCTGTTCGCCACCCGGAACAACAACGGGCTGGGCACGTGCTGCAACACCTCCACGGTCGTGCCCTTCGGCTATGCAAATGCGCTGATCGGCTATGACGGGTTGGATACTCGGTACAAGGCGCTCTTCGTCACACTGGACAAGAACTATACCGAAAGCTCGGGCTGGGGCCTGAACATCGCCTATACGCTCTCCAAGGGCGAGCAGAATGGCGGCGACCTGTTCAGCCTCGACGCTGTGACGCCCGACGATTATGGCTGGCGTCCGCGCAGCGGCGACGAGCGGCACCGGCTGGTGATCTCGGGCATTGTCGACCTGCCGCTCGGCTTCCAGTTCTCGACGCTCACTACCCTGGGCAGCGGTCAGGCCTTCCGCGTCACTGATGGCACCAACGGCGCGGACTCGGGCTTCAATAGCTTCACGGCGCGCTATCCGGCGAAGAACTGCATCGAGGGGCTATTCGCCTTCTGCGAAGTCAACGTCACCCTCGCCAAGAACTTCGAAGTGTTCGGCGGCGATCGCGTCCAGGCATCGGTCGACGTTCTCAACGTGTTCAACAACAAGAACTTCGAAGGGTTTGACGACTTCTTCAACAACACCATCAACCCGGCGACGGGTGCTGTGACCGATCCGCTCGACGCGGCCGAGATCGGGCGCAACACCATCACCCTGCCCCGGCGTATCCAGTTCCGGCTGGGCTACCGCTTCTAACCAAACCTCCCCTGGGCGAGGCCGCTACCCCTTGGCGGCCTCGCCTGCTTTCTGGAGACCGATTTTGATCACGCGCCGTTCGCTTCTCGCTTGCACCTCCTTCATGGTTGCTGGCGGGGCGGTTGGTGCCTGCACCCCCCCGGTGGCGCTACCGGCGCTCGGTGCCCCGCCCAGGCTGATCGACGATGTCGCCGAACGGACTTTTCGCTTCTTCTGGGAGACCACGAAACCGGCAAATGGACTGGCGCCTGATCGGTGGCCGAGTGCCGGCTTCTGCAGCATCGCGGCTGTGGGGTTCGCGCTTACTGCCTACCCAATCGGAGTGGAGCGCGGCTGGATCAGCCGCGAGGCTGCCGCCCAGCGGACGCTAGCGACGCTGCGCTTCTTCTGGAATGCGCCGCAGGGGCCGGCTGCCCGCGGCGTGACCGGCTACAAGGGGTTCTTCTACCACTTTATCGATATGGAGCAGGGGCTGCGCTTCGGGGTGACCGAACTTTCTTCGGTCGACACCTGCCTCCTGCTTGGCGGCATCCTGTTCGCAGCCGAGTTTTTCAAGGGAACTGGCGCCGAGGAGCATGAAATCCGCGACCTCGCCAACAAGATCTACAATCGTGTGGACTGGCGCTGGATGCAGGCGCGCGGGTCGCTGGTCTCTATGGGGTGGCATCCGGAGAGCGGGTTCATCGCATCCGATTGGAAGGGCTATAACGAGGCGATGCTCGTCTACGTCCTCGGTATGGGGGCACCCGATCCGGCGCGCCGCTTGGGAACCGACGCCTGGCATGCCTGGACCGCCACCTATCCCCAAAGTTGGCGCGGCCAGGGGCAAGGAAGGCACCTGGCGTTTGGCCCCCACTTCGGACACCAATACAGCCACACGTGGATCGACTTCCGCGGTATTCGCGACGCCGTGATGCGCGCGGAGGGGTTCGACTATTTCGAGAACAGCCGGCGTGCCACCTATGCGCAGCGCGCGTACGCGATGCGCAACCCTGGGGGGTGGAAGGGCTATGCCGCCGATATCTGGGGTCTGACCGCCTGTGACGGGCCGCTGGGCGGCACGCACAAAGTGAATGGGAAGGCGCGCCAGTTTCGCACCTATTCGGCACGCGGACCGCAGGGCCTGCCCGACGAGTTCGACGACGGCACGCTGGCGCCCACCGCCGCGCTCGGCTCGATCGCCTTTGCGCCGGAGATCGTAGTACCTTGCGCCGAAGCGATGCATGCGCGCTATGGGCGTCGGCTTTATGAGAAATACGGTTTCTTCGACAGCTTTAACCCCACGCTGGCTGGGGCGGGCTTGCACGTCGAGAAGGGGATCGTCGATCCCGAGCTCGGCTGGTTCGACGACGAATATCTAGGTATCGACCAAGGTCCGATCCTGGCGATGATCGCCAATCATCAACGTGATTTCGTCTGGAAGCACATGCGCAATTCGCCCGCCATTCGTGACGGACTGCTGCGCGCCGGGTTCAGCGGCGGCTGGTTGGTTCGATAAGGGGTGCGCTGTTGCTCGGGCTGCCGGGTTTGCGGCGCGCAGCGTCGCGGTGTATCCTCAACGATAAGGCAGCAGCCATTCGCAACGCAGGCCGCAAGGGAATTCCCGTCTTGTAGCGCGTCCTCCACACGCTTCTGCTTAGCCGCCCTTTCCCGGAAGGTCTGAGCAATTCGGACTGACGATCTGCGAGGAAGCTTGGTCAGAGAAGTGCCGGACGGAGAGCAACGCCAAGAACGTCCGACCAGGCTCTTCAATCATCGGGAGGTGACCTGACTCTTCGAACCAGCAGAGTTGGCGTCGCGGCGCTGAGACCTGCTGAAGCCAAGCCGCCGCTATTCCGGACGGCGTCGTCGTGTCGCGACGTCCTAGCAGTAGGACGACTGGCACATGCAACCGACGGACCTCCGCGAAGGACACGTCCGCCAATCTCGGCCATAATGTGGTTGTGGTGAAGGCGCTGCCGCGGGACCAGCTTTCCCGATCCAGAGCGGTGTAGAGGGGTGAGAGCTTGGTGGAGTTGAAGTAAAAGTTTGCATCGGGCCGGCGACCGACAAGCGAACCGTAACGATTGGCCCACTTACGCCAGCCATCCGCTTTGCCAATCGTGAATGGCCCGGCATTTGGATACGGTGCAAGTGCCCGGATCGCGCGGTCCGCCTCGGTGTCATGGCGCTTGCCCGCCTCCTCCAGCGTGCGCTGCATGCCCACGCGCTCGTTTTCGCGAAAGTCGATGATCTGCCCCATGCCGATATAGGCGTGCAGCAAGTCCGGTCGTTTTTCCGCGAGCGCCAAGCCAACGGCCGATCCGAAGCTGTGGCCAAGAACGAAGACCTTGTTTTGCCCAAGGCGTGCACGGAGCTGCTCGATCAACTCGATGGCGTCGTCCCTATAGCGTTCGAGGCTCAACGTCGGCGCGATCGCGGCCGGATCGTTCAGCGGATAGGACCGGCCAGCGCCGCGCTGATCCCATTGCACCACGGTGAAGAAATCTTCCCACGGATGCTGGAAGCTCCAGGCCATCGGCATCTCCACTGACCCAGGGCCGCCATGAATGTAGAGCAATACAGGGTTGGCACGGTCGGCTCCGCGGATATTCACCACCTGTCGTGCACCTCCCAAGGTAACGATCACGGTCTCGTCGATGCCCGCCGGGGTGACGATCTTTTGGATATCGGCGACGATCTCTCTTGCCTGTTCCAGCCCGTCTCGATCTATCAGGAGGGATGAAGGCGCTGTGGCGGAAGCCGCCGGTTGCTGTGCAGAGACTGGCGGAGCAACGAAGGCGAACGGCAAGGTGAATACGCCGAGGCGAGCGGGAATGCGAATAAGCAAACTCCTTTCCTGGCCGCCGGGCAGTTCGTAGATTTCCTGCCCGCCAGTCCGCGTTGGCACTGCAGCGGCGTCGAATCCGAAGCTACAGAATGGCGGTAGCGTTGGCGTTCATAGTTCCCATCCTCGACGATAGTTTCGGTCTAGAAACTGGTTGGCTTCGGATAGGTTGGTGATCCGTCCGGTGACACCATCATATTCAATCGGCTGGTCTGCGCGCGTGGCAACCATGCCGAGCAGCATGGTCTCATTCAGGGGCACCGCAACGGAGAAGGGCGACGAAATCGCCTCCTCTCCTCGGATCGCACGGATCCAGTTCATCTCATGACCATCGCGGCCGCCTTGGATCCGCGGCAGCGACAATGGAACGGAGGCGGCCCGTGCTTCGACGCCTTCGCCGATCAGCACCGGCTTCTGCCCATAAGTGTCGTGCATCAGCATGCCCCGATCCCCGACATAGAGCACACCGCCATCAGGGTTCATCCGTGCAGTCTCCGGCATGCCCGCAGGCGTTGGCGGCATGAACCCACCATCATACCACGTCATCGTCAGCGGACCGTGCCTGGCATGGCCGAACTGGTAGGTCGTGATGTTGGCCAGCGGATAGCTGCCTAGGTCCGCCGGGGGCTTACCATCCCAGATGTTGTCGTCGCCACCCCAGCGGCTGTGTCGCGTCTCGATCCGCGTCGGCAGGCCTGGCTCTAGTGCCCAGAGGGGGAAGTCGACCAGGTGGGCGCCCATGTCGCCCAGGGAGCCGATCCCGAACGGAACCCAGCCGCGCCAGTTGAAATGCCCATAATCGGGATGATAGCCCCAATCGACCGTCGCTGGACCAAGCCAAACGTCCCAGTCCAGGCTGGCCGGCTTTGGTACGGCAGCCGGCCGCTTTTCTCCCTGGGGCCAGAGCGGCCGGTTCGTCCAAGCATGAACCTCGCGCACGCGGCCGATCGCATCTCCGCGGATCAGTTCCACCACGCGCCGGCCGTCATCCCCCGAATGCCCCTGATTGCCCATCTGGGTGACCAGCTTTGGATTTCGCGCCGCAAGATCGAGCAGCACGCGCCCTTCGCGAACCGTATATGTTAGCGGCTTCTGCACATAGACGTGGATGCCGCGTTCCATGGCCATCTTGGCCGCCACCGCGTGATGATGGTCTGGCGTGGCAATCACTACTGCGTCGATGTCCCTTCGGGCGTCGAACATCCGTCGATAGTCGGCGAACTTCACGGCCCGATCATAGGCTGCCTTGAGCGGCAGAAGGTTGGTGCGCGTGGCGCCCTTGTCATCCACGAATGCCGCAGCGACGTGGGCAAGATCGACATCAGCTAGCGCGACGATGTTCTGGCCAGTAAGCTTCGCCATGTTCTGCGCGCCCATGCCGCCAGCGCCGATCACCGCGACATTGACCCGGTCGCTCGACGCGATCTTTCGCGCGAAGGCGGCGCTGGGAAGGGTCAGCATTCCTGCACTGGCTGCAGCGCCTGTCAGCCAATCGCGCCGGGCGAGACTCGCTCGTTGTTCTTTCATGCGGTACCCTTTTACGTAGTGGGGCTGTCCGCAGTGAACGGCGAGCAGCAAGGTTCGGCGACCGGCTGGAACTCCATCAGTTCGACACGCGTCCCATCGGGATCATAGAGGTTCGCCTGCCACTTGCCGTCGCGCCCCATTTGCGGGCCGTCATGGCGGGGGCTCAGCCGGCCTTCCGCGGTGAGACGAGCAACCGTTGCCTTCATGTCGGACACGCCGAGTGACAAGTGGTTGAACACACCCAGAAGGCGCCCGTCGATGTGCTTGGCGTCCACAGTCGAACCTGTCCCGACCATCATATACTCGAGCCAATCAGTTCCGTTGGGGACCATCTGCGAGATCCAGTCGGTCGCCCCTTCCTTCATCGCGCCGAACCAATAAGGGCGGAACCCGAGCAGCGTGCGGTAAAAGCTATCCTGGGCGGCGCGATCTCGCACAACCTGGCCTACATGTATGATACGTCCGCTGACAGCGACCGATGTGGTGCTAGCCGTTCTCGGCGGTTGAACGAAGTGCACTTCGTTGCCTTCCGGGTCGCGCATGCCGAAC
Encoded here:
- a CDS encoding VOC family protein, whose product is MLAAILTAGPGMAPVKPPVDRPAITGVSHLAIYATNLAAADDFYGRVLGAEKVADPESPKGARYLFSETQFVEVLPLPAGHGISRLAHVAYSTTDAEALRLYLTGRGANGVTALSTSRTGERWFGMRDPEGNEVHFVQPPRTASTTSVAVSGRIIHVGQVVRDRAAQDSFYRTLLGFRPYWFGAMKEGATDWISQMVPNGTDWLEYMMVGTGSTVDAKHIDGRLLGVFNHLSLGVSDMKATVARLTAEGRLSPRHDGPQMGRDGKWQANLYDPDGTRVELMEFQPVAEPCCSPFTADSPTT
- a CDS encoding alpha/beta fold hydrolase; its protein translation is MLIRIPARLGVFTLPFAFVAPPVSAQQPAASATAPSSLLIDRDGLEQAREIVADIQKIVTPAGIDETVIVTLGGARQVVNIRGADRANPVLLYIHGGPGSVEMPMAWSFQHPWEDFFTVVQWDQRGAGRSYPLNDPAAIAPTLSLERYRDDAIELIEQLRARLGQNKVFVLGHSFGSAVGLALAEKRPDLLHAYIGMGQIIDFRENERVGMQRTLEEAGKRHDTEADRAIRALAPYPNAGPFTIGKADGWRKWANRYGSLVGRRPDANFYFNSTKLSPLYTALDRESWSRGSAFTTTTLWPRLADVSFAEVRRLHVPVVLLLGRRDTTTPSGIAAAWLQQVSAPRRQLCWFEESGHLPMIEEPGRTFLALLSVRHFSDQASSQIVSPNCSDLPGKGG
- a CDS encoding Gfo/Idh/MocA family protein produces the protein MLLAVHCGQPHYVKGYRMKEQRASLARRDWLTGAAASAGMLTLPSAAFARKIASSDRVNVAVIGAGGMGAQNMAKLTGQNIVALADVDLAHVAAAFVDDKGATRTNLLPLKAAYDRAVKFADYRRMFDARRDIDAVVIATPDHHHAVAAKMAMERGIHVYVQKPLTYTVREGRVLLDLAARNPKLVTQMGNQGHSGDDGRRVVELIRGDAIGRVREVHAWTNRPLWPQGEKRPAAVPKPASLDWDVWLGPATVDWGYHPDYGHFNWRGWVPFGIGSLGDMGAHLVDFPLWALEPGLPTRIETRHSRWGGDDNIWDGKPPADLGSYPLANITTYQFGHARHGPLTMTWYDGGFMPPTPAGMPETARMNPDGGVLYVGDRGMLMHDTYGQKPVLIGEGVEARAASVPLSLPRIQGGRDGHEMNWIRAIRGEEAISSPFSVAVPLNETMLLGMVATRADQPIEYDGVTGRITNLSEANQFLDRNYRRGWEL
- a CDS encoding TonB-dependent receptor domain-containing protein; the protein is MNAKGRALRAYLAAATMLSAGAVMLSAPATAQVTTSQLRGQVVNAEGRPAAGATLTARSTATNQTSRGTTQADGSYTLSGLRAGEYEVIATLDGDTANQVIRIGVAQSASLDLTLGAAAAVAPEETAGGDEVVITGSRLRETRTSEVATNVSQEQIRTLPQTDRNFLSFAALAPGVRYNDSETDKGIQSGASTASQVNVFIDGVSLKNKLREGGIAGQQNSRGNPFGQLAVQEFRVLTQNYKAEYEQAGSAIITAITKSGTNDFHGEAFGQYTDKGLTQKGYFDKRENRPEPAFERKQYGVSLGGPIIKDKLFFFAAYEGNDQNRAFNVDSTGSAAAVSEFEQFSGRRLADFEGAYVSPFRGDFYFGKLTLTPDDRQTFDLSFSRREETDIQGFGGNTSYEAAENKINRVDTYLFKWIYSGDNFTNEFNANYLDYTFNPTSLNPDLATFDYDSVIIFGGKDSTRREVQKGHTLRDDLTYTGFDGHAIKVGGRVEVTDIEFANQAYIQPRFTFRREPQNNLNFAFPAEARLGLGNGLIQGSNTQVGLYVQDDWDITSRLQLNLGVRWDYETNGFNNDYRTPANAAAALRSLPSTDYFNPEDYISDGNNRKPFGGAIAPRFGFSWDLAGNRSTVLFGGFGRYYDRNSFNNTVDELSRTINPIGVFRFSPDGAPRGGLPTIAWNNSYLSREGLLALRASSQSAGLPELFAVKNNARPPVNDQISLGVRQQVGVFQASITGSYQRGRNGYTNLFATRNNNGLGTCCNTSTVVPFGYANALIGYDGLDTRYKALFVTLDKNYTESSGWGLNIAYTLSKGEQNGGDLFSLDAVTPDDYGWRPRSGDERHRLVISGIVDLPLGFQFSTLTTLGSGQAFRVTDGTNGADSGFNSFTARYPAKNCIEGLFAFCEVNVTLAKNFEVFGGDRVQASVDVLNVFNNKNFEGFDDFFNNTINPATGAVTDPLDAAEIGRNTITLPRRIQFRLGYRF
- a CDS encoding glucoamylase family protein, translating into MVAGGAVGACTPPVALPALGAPPRLIDDVAERTFRFFWETTKPANGLAPDRWPSAGFCSIAAVGFALTAYPIGVERGWISREAAAQRTLATLRFFWNAPQGPAARGVTGYKGFFYHFIDMEQGLRFGVTELSSVDTCLLLGGILFAAEFFKGTGAEEHEIRDLANKIYNRVDWRWMQARGSLVSMGWHPESGFIASDWKGYNEAMLVYVLGMGAPDPARRLGTDAWHAWTATYPQSWRGQGQGRHLAFGPHFGHQYSHTWIDFRGIRDAVMRAEGFDYFENSRRATYAQRAYAMRNPGGWKGYAADIWGLTACDGPLGGTHKVNGKARQFRTYSARGPQGLPDEFDDGTLAPTAALGSIAFAPEIVVPCAEAMHARYGRRLYEKYGFFDSFNPTLAGAGLHVEKGIVDPELGWFDDEYLGIDQGPILAMIANHQRDFVWKHMRNSPAIRDGLLRAGFSGGWLVR
- a CDS encoding LacI family DNA-binding transcriptional regulator, encoding MGQATIRDVAREAEVSVASVSRALNGAENVHPDTRARVVAAADKLGYVPHAGARSLSMARAHAIGVVLPDLHGEFFSEIVRGMDKEASARGFHLLLSNMHADLDDAVHALRAMRGRVDGLVVMAPHLDAAELMRNMPRNVPAVLVNCRADHGIPALLVDNVGGVDTMVRHLLASGRRSIAHVTGPAGNLDAEERLAGFRLSMRRHARVDDPLVLPGDFTEEAGAAAARALIAGGKRIDAIFAANDMMAIGCMLALREAGVAVPAQIAVAGFDDIPVARYLELTTMRVPIAGIGALAVTRLTDQLGGLGQPAATELHAPDIVVRATTT